The Vitis vinifera cultivar Pinot Noir 40024 chromosome 18, ASM3070453v1 region CAGATCTATCAGTCTTCCCTGCAGACCACATCCTTTGATTTCTCAACTCAAGGAGGAGATCAAGGAGCTCAGAGCCTGGGAGTCGAAGCTCGGGGAGAGAACATCGGCTTGGCTCTGCGAAGGGTTGAGCCGACTTAGGACTGTTCACTACTCGCTGGATGACATACTCCAGCTTCCTCAAACCCAGGAGCTGCTCCGCCGCCAGCCCGCCGCGGTGGAGAAGCTTCTGGAAGACTTCCTAGGCTTCGTCGACTTGTACGGACGCTTCCAAACCTCCGTTTTGGCGTTGAAGGAAGAACAGTCGGCGGCGCAGGTGGCGATCAGGAGGAGAGATGAATCGAAGGTAGCACTGTTCGTGAAGGCTCAGAAGAGAATGAATAAGGACATGGGCAAACTCGTCTCCACCGTCCGGAGCACCGGCCGGTTTCCGAACGGCGACGGCGAGCTCATTTCCATTATCAGAGATGTTAATCAAGTAACAGTGCTGGTATCGGTGGCTCTCTTCAATGGAGTTTCTTCATCGTGGGCGTCTCGAAAATTCCCGTGGAAAGGATTGAGGTTGTCGAAGACGGCGAAGAGAGTGAAGGTGGAGGAGTGCATTCAAGAATTTCAACAAGTGGGAATAGATATTTTCTGGGGTTTGAAGAAGAAGGGAAATGAAGAGGTTAGAATCGATTTGAAGCGAATGCAGGCTTTGGAAAATTGCATTCGTGGAATTGAACTTTGCAGTGAAAGGGTGTTCAGGAGTTTGATCAACACAAGGGTTTCACTCCTTAATATTCTCACACAATagagattatttttttcttttattttcttttctatcaaACGATAATGAAAGGCGTGAATCTTTTTCTCTCTGCCTGCTCTCTCTTCAAAGAGAAGTGAAACTGTTTACATTGATCTTCCACAGATTGATGAGTTGTATACAGCCTTAAATTTCTGTAAAttcttgcattttctttacAATCCTGACACTC contains the following coding sequences:
- the LOC100245335 gene encoding uncharacterized protein LOC100245335; the protein is MVAAVFRRTLSFPNSSLSRPSKPAKTYHVRSISLPCRPHPLISQLKEEIKELRAWESKLGERTSAWLCEGLSRLRTVHYSLDDILQLPQTQELLRRQPAAVEKLLEDFLGFVDLYGRFQTSVLALKEEQSAAQVAIRRRDESKVALFVKAQKRMNKDMGKLVSTVRSTGRFPNGDGELISIIRDVNQVTVLVSVALFNGVSSSWASRKFPWKGLRLSKTAKRVKVEECIQEFQQVGIDIFWGLKKKGNEEVRIDLKRMQALENCIRGIELCSERVFRSLINTRVSLLNILTQ